One Sphingomonas sp. FARSPH DNA segment encodes these proteins:
- a CDS encoding sel1 repeat family protein, whose translation MGNSLKSAQFLLESRLRDAARGRPEALFDLGVCYSTGTSGAGIDLIEAHKWFNLAAVYGLPEAVDARSEVAEDLTAREIAEAQRQARAWLMTHQRRAA comes from the coding sequence ATGGGCAACAGTCTCAAGAGCGCGCAGTTTCTCCTAGAAAGCCGGTTACGGGACGCGGCACGCGGCCGACCGGAAGCGCTGTTCGACCTGGGCGTCTGCTATTCGACCGGAACCTCGGGGGCGGGGATCGATCTGATCGAGGCGCACAAATGGTTCAATCTCGCCGCGGTCTACGGCCTGCCCGAAGCGGTCGACGCGCGGAGCGAAGTCGCCGAGGACCTGACCGCCCGCGAGATCGCCGAAGCGCAGCGCCAGGCGCGCGCCTGGCTGATGACGCACCAGCGCCGCGCGGCGTAG